A window of Melopsittacus undulatus isolate bMelUnd1 chromosome 10, bMelUnd1.mat.Z, whole genome shotgun sequence genomic DNA:
ttttccaaGTTTTCCAAGAACCTAAATTACATACATTGAAGAACATTGGCCCCATATCCTGCATGATAatacaaacaacacaaaactggTGATGAACTATTAATTCATACAATGGTGAATTACAGCTCAAGGGCTCAATGGTTCAATTCAGACTTTATCCAAAACTATCTGGCTCCACTTTGAGCAGCTTGAATGAAGAGCAGCTTTTTCATGAAATGTAACACTGCTATAGTAATGAGCCTCACCACATTAAGAGCTGCAGAATGATAATATTCTTCAGTGCAGGTTTGTATCCTACAGCTAGGTTCTGACCATGATCAAGCTGGCATCTTTCCATGCACTGCATTAGCACAGGTTAATCTTTCTTGtaatatttcaaataatgttAGATGCATTAAGGAGACTGAATGCCTTGTAGAGAAGTATGACATTGTAAAAGAGAAGACAGGAACTTCCTAATTCCAAACCCTAGACAAATATATAAGAAGATTAAAACAAAGATGAAAGTGCAAATAGCAGTCCTAAACCAACAACCCCAAATCCTTTGAAGCTATtccagctggcaactcagaTTAGACAAGTAATTTGCTATGGTGATTTTATTTTGCCAGCCCAAAGACAGTGAGAGAAGTTGCCAGTTTCATCTCCTCTGACTGGAAGGAAGAAATCACTTCATTTTTACACCAGGTTTCCCTCCTACCAATGttatactgaaaacaaataGTGTTAGATGTTATGTTCAGGGTATTCCTGATCActgagccaaaaaaaaaaaaaaacaaacaaaaaaccaaaacacaaaccaacaacaacaaaacaacaaaaacaaccaaacaaaataaaaacccacaaaaaaaacccaaaacacacgCAAAACACcgtaaacacacacacacaaagtgaCAAAAAAACTCataacacaacaacaaaaaagtggGGAACAAACACTTGAAGGAATAAATGTACATATGTGGACAATAGAATTTATATGGACTATGCTCCATGAGACTTGGATTCTGCAAGTAAGAAAACTGAGTCACCAAAAGGAAACAGGCTCACACCATCACATTTTAATGATTCCtgaaatattacaaatattctTATGAGGTAAATCTATTGGAGATTAATAGCAGATTGATACATAGACCAGAATTATGATTATTTGAATAAATTTGACtattcttttgtttcccttttttagGGACTGGGGGTGTGAGGAGTACAGGAAGAATGGGTAATGCAAGCAAATTGGATTTCAACTGTAAATCCAAAAACAttgaaaaaacccacccaaaacacacacacacaaagagccCCAAACACCTCTGCCTGCACTATTACAGGGgctgttcatttttaaaatacaaattattaaGTTAGTCCTGTGTCAGCACGTTTAGCATTCTTGTGCCCTCTGCAACATCCATGCCCTTTCACAAGATTTAGTCACTGAGCatttggtgttgggaccagtcttgctCAACACCTttctcagtgacatggacagtgggattgagcgcaccctcagaaagtttgctgatgacaccaagctgtgtggttcagttgatacgctggagggaaggaatgccatccagagggaccttgacacgcttgtgaggtgggctgatgccaacctcatgaagtttaaccatgtcaagtgcaaggtcctacacctgggttggagcaatcccaggcacagctacaggttgggcagagaagagattcagagcagccctgtggagaaggactcgggggtgttggtcaatgagaaaatgaacatgagccggcttcagtgtgttcaaccgtatcctgggctgcatcaaaaggagtgtgaccagcaggtcgaaggaggtgatcctgcccctctactctgctcttgtgaggtctcacctggagtattgtgtgcagttctggtgtcctcaacataaaaaggacatggaactcttagaacaagtccagaggaggccacgaggatgatcagggaactggagcacctcctgtatgaagacaggctgagaaagttggggctgttcagcctggagaagagaaagctgcgtggagacctcatagcagccttccagtatctgaagggtgcctatagggattctggggagggactattcattagggactgtagtgataggacaaggggtaacgggttgaaactgaaCAGCAGAGGTGTAGattggaagaaattctttactgttatggtggtgaggcactggaatgggttgcccagggaggttgtgaatgctccatccctggtggtgttcaaggctaggttggacgaagccttgcatggcatgctttagcgtgaggtttccctgcccatgacaggggggttggaactagatgttcttaaggtcctttccaaccctaactattctaggattttATCAATCAGCTCATCAATTACTTCAAGCAGTGCTTTTACCGGAGTTTATCAGCATTCCTAAATTTCCCATTTtgtactaaaaagaaaaacagaaatcctTGAGTTCCATAGTTTTTAGGCCTACCCATATGACAGATCTTCTGAGTTCCTGGTATCTCTTGTATCTtaaaacaagtgaaaatgaaaaacaaagaaaaggtcTCCCTGAGCAAACACGTAACTTAAACTTTAGgttgttattttggttttgaggttttttttggggggggagacGTGAGGGGATGTTTCTGCCCCAAAAGGATTCTCTGAAGTACATAAAAAACCCGCAAACTCTCAAAGTCTATGGAGTGTGATGTTTCAGACAGAAATTTCTTGGCACCACAGATCTTATGGACAAGCCATTCTCTCACAGAGTACCGACTTGCTAAAACCTGCCCTAACAGCTAGCTAAAATAAACTCCCAAGACAGATAACAAACAGCTATGTAGCTCAAAAGATGAAGAGACCATTCAGCTGTAAAACTTCCTTGCTCAGCTTCTGTCCTCTACAGGGGAATTGGAAAAGGTTGAGGAACAACTGCACAGAACTTTTTGAACCAGCTGCCTCAGCTTTTGTGAAAGAACATTATAAACTTTGATTTTTGCAGACCAGCCATGCAAAGATGCTTGACAAGGCAGCTGGTacagaataagaaagaaatcaaaagccACTAAATGTGGAGCCAAGACCCATCAGGCTGGGACAAGCCCAGGGAGAGATGGAAGAACTAACAGaccaaaatataaaaacaattCCTCCggagaagaaagaaaccaaagaacaaaaaagaaagaaaacaaagaacaaaaatatgttttccataGAAAGACTGCTCAAAGACTAGAGGCTACAGACCtctgctgtatttcttctttatctgATATTTAATTTCCACTTGCCACATTTGtcaaatttgtttttattctccAAATGCCTCTGATAGCATCACATCtttgagctgctgccctgcccttTTCTTTGCCTTACAAAACTCAACTGAATATCTTTATTCCCATTTTCGTTCCCTTTTCAGTTCTGGTGTTTGACTCTGTTGCTATTCTTTTGATTAACTGTGACTTTAAATAGTCCTCAGCAAGGTACACTCTTGGCAGAATTCCTTTTGTTACACTGAAACTAGTCAACTGTAATCCCCAAACTACATAGCATGAGTGCAGTTTTATGGAGCCGTACTAAAAGTCCAGCAGCCTCTCTCCAACAGGATACAGAGAATGCACAGGCCAATAGTACAAAAACATGGCACACATTTGGTCAGTCATTCCCCTGAGACAGCATCGCATCTTATGACAATAAGTCTatattttcctctattttcaGTATCTTGAGCGCGATGTTAACTATGTGACAAATTACTCTGAGAGAATGGAAATTGCTGTCACCAAggcaaaattaaaatgctggGAGTTCAGCATCTTCAAATCCCTACTACCTGATTTCCATAACAGGTTCCTAAAACAACTGACAAGGAAAAGTGAAAATTGAGGAaggtttaatttgtttttaaagataaacCAGTCAAAAATGGAGTAGAATAATCAGATTGGAGAAAAGCAACTGCAGTGCCAGTAATTTAGACTAGTAAAATCCAGCCTATGTGACCACAAGCCCACTACCCTGCctgtttatataaaaaaattgcaGGAAGAAATACATGAGAAATGAAAGTACActggaaaaagacagaaaattctCATAGATTTATAAAGACAACTATTTGCTGGTCTTTAATTCCcttcactgaaaacacaaactAAAACTCATCTATTCTGATTTCGGTATAACGCTCAACACAGTGCTATATTGAAAAGTTCAACAATGGAACAAAAAGTTGGACTATTCTAATAGCAGCTGTGGAAGACAACCATATGACATCCCTCACTGCTGGAAAACCTTGACGCTTGTCACAGGAATGGATGATGTCCAATTACACAAAGTACAGACTCCCATAACTTACTACTTACATCAGCTGGTTTCAGTTATTTAGAAATTGTGTGCCTAGTCTCGGCAGTGTTTTTAGACTGTCTAAAATCTTGTATCTAACTAAGTTGAACAGGATCTGTTTCCCTCAGCAGGTAGCTATGACTTTTTAACATCTAAGTTTCAAACACAGAAGATAGGTGGAAGGGTGGGTGTAGTTAGGCAGAACCACCACCTTGGGAACCAACCTTCCCCCATCCACCTCTACCCCAAAGGAGTTAGCAATAATACTTACATGACTGATCAATGTATTCCAACTATGGAGAAAGTAACCGCCATTCCAAGAAGCATTCTCTATCCCCTGGGCGGGGAAGTGTTCCTATCACTTTGTAGAAAGCTCTTTGTCTGAAACATTATATATAATTCTGGTAGTATTTTTGTAACAAATACATAGTCACAAAGAACATATGGAGAGAAGGGATATTAGCCTGATCAGACAAGTGTAGAAGTGCCTGtaaaaaacagactgaaagAGATTGACTTGTTTAGCTTAGTCAAATAAAGCCTAAGAAAAAATGGGGTTGCTCTCTAAACTATGAAGAAAGAAAGCTCTAAAGAGGGATAAGAATTACTTATACTAAAAGGACATTACTGGCACAAGAACAAATGTCTACAAATACACAGCAAATGTCAGAAGGTTTCAAAGCCTTAGAGGAATAACTTTCCTATAGGAATAATGGGCAGAACctaatgaatttttaaattaaaattgatATTTTTACAAAGAGAATTTGAATCTTTGAAGATTTAGGATTAAATGGAGGCTGATATAAGAAAGGACTGGACTTTATCTAAATTACGTTTTTCTGTTCTATGCTTTCATACATGAATTACTACACACATCTACCCTTCCTCAGCACAGGTCACCATCCAATCTCATCCTACGCATCATTGCTTTAAGCATCTCCAAATACAGCCACATTACTCTCCACATCCCCTCAAGCCTTCTGTCTCAAACtactgctctgtcactctcccACTATCTCTAAAGGTATTACTCCAAGCCAGCCATCAGACAAGCAAAGTTTCAGCCCAAGCATTTGTAGCTTTTCCTGAACACAGTATTCTTCTGTTGAACACTGGAGTTTCATCCTTCTTTGCAAAAGGTAATTGGAGTGGTCAGAAAGACGGAAATCTACAGCAGTTTCCCTTGCTGAATGTATTTTAGTCACTACTTCTAGGATTTTCTTGGCCTGACCCCAAGAATAACTTCTGTAGCCAAGAAATCTGTCTACACAACAATTCTTACAATACAGACATAAGACTGCTGGTCCTAGGCAGGCTGTTATgagcacagacagaaaaaaatgggaaagtGCTTCACATTTACGTCTGGCTGTGTTAAGGAGCATCTCTCATCAGAACATGACATAGAGAGGGCTTACTCACATGGCTGGTCTTGTGCAAGTAAGTCACTGATGCTTAGCCTGCAACAGTTCAGCCTAGATTGCATGTCACAGTCTCAATGCAAGTGCATCCatttctgtcactgaaaaagCATGCCACATTGTGCAAAAATTTTCCACTACTATTACAATTTAGCAAGAAATACTCTCCATTGCTAGGTTTGTGTCTATTTTTGGATGTAACCTAAATATTGAATGTCAAGTCACAGAGAGGTCACCACATTCTGAATGTAGAAATATCTTGAAGGCTTTTTGTGTAGCACAATGGATAACACAAGCAAATGAAAGAACCATAACAATCCATGGCCACATCATGACCCCATCAATACTCAGCACTACAACCCCAGAAATACTCAGTGAACTACTGCTCTCTAATAAAGCACAGTAGCAGAGCACTGTAACATGCTATTCACTTAGCTGTCACTTATAGCTACATTGCAGAAAGACATAGCAAAATACTGATACAATTACAGTTTACTATACTGCTATTATGACCATACATAACTATTTTTAGCTCTACACtaaatggaaaatgtaaaagcaCAAAAGGGTCTCATGTGTCTGCATATGTAAAAATCATTCAAGCCTATCAATTAACATTAACAAAAGAATACCAAGAATAAAGAAGTTacaaatttttaaaatgcatttaatttctggAATTTTGATTaacttgtaatatttttttttctatcttccAGGTATTAAATCTGTCATCTCCCccccagttaaaaaaaaataaataaataacaacaaccgtggatcatagaatcatagaatagggttggaaaagaccttgagatcatctagttccagccccctgccatggacagagaAACCTCACATTAGAGCACTTCACACAAggctctatccagcctggccttgaacactgccagggatggagcatttaccacttcttttggcaacctgttccagtgcctcaccaccctcacagtaaagaacttccatatttaatttctgctaGAAGTGTAATTTTGGAGTAATTTCCAGTGCCATAAATTGTAACTGTGGGGTTGTTCCCAGTGCCTTTTAAACATGTGATGCTTTCTATATGTTACATTTGTAGTCTTAGGAAGCAATATAATGATCCCTGGTAGAAGTTCCAAGGGTCActtatgtttgtatttttaattccaaatgAGTCAGtctaaaagcatttaaagacaaaatttagTCAACATccaaactttaatttttttactgaaattcCTGTTAGTAAACATTGAAAAATCATAACTCTGATTTTAATATGAGTAAAAATGTTCCAATGTCACTAATAAAGTGACAGTGATCTTTCTGCACAGCAATCATGTTTCAGTCTACAGGGATTTGGATGAAAGAATAGTTTTCAAGAACAAGTGACAGTTCTCTTTCTCACCTCAGATGACTGCAACTATTTTCCAAGCATCTCTAAATAATTATAATGTATTTTCAATCTTGGTGAATCTAAAGCATGTACAGACATGAGAATGCAAAAACTGCAGCTTCTGCCTACTCCTGATTATTTGAATACTAATGCCATTTTAATGACTTGCAAATTTTGCTAGAAATATGCAAAtggtatatatacacatatatacacgTGTGTGTTGATTTTCTAGTATACTAACCATGGGGATCATCATCatcaaattaataataattggcattattttgtttctaaggGCAGATGCATTTTCACAatctctgcctctgctcccctACTCAGCTCAATCCTTGCAGAGCCTTTGGGCTTTCCACGTAGGTCACATTTTTGGTTACCCATCTCTGCATACTAGGAgctaaggaaataaaactgccAAAGATAACATTTGGGATTTATTTTGCCCATTATCAAAAGCTCCTAAAAAGGTGTCTTATATTTCAAGGTGAAAAATTCACCCAAATGACCAAAATATAGTGAGATGTGAGAAGATGTTTAGGGTGTTCTCATTACAGAAAGCAGGGATACTTTCgcattttaattaatattcagTCCATCAACATGTTGGCAACCTGAGTTTCAAGATCTCACTCAATAGGAACACAAAAATTAATTGTGCCAGTCTTTTTGTTTGCAACAAATTCGTATGATAAAGTTTTGCAATTATTAACTACTCTCCAGCGAAGGACATGCTCTCAAGACACTATCATGATCCTTACAGGCACCTCCAGAGTTAAGAGATTGCCAAAAAGGTTTTTAACTTGTCATTACAAATACCCTAACTCAGCCTTTTTTCAGATCCTCGGAATAATCAATGATATTCCCAAAACTACACGAATGCATTAGGTACAAATTCTTCTTTACATACTGCCGACTCTTATTTTCCTGGATGCTATAATTTCTCATTTGAAGACACTGgtgcttctgtttcttcaagATTTAGTTATTCCACACACATCCCTTTGTATAGCAAGAGACCCAGAATGTGCAACCCTCTACCACTATAGAGAACAGAATATAAAACTGATTATGACTTTGACTAAACACTAGGTAAACCATTATGCATAAATCAAACCATAAATATTTGAGAAAAGATCTTTCCTTGTCAGTAGGATTTACATGGAAAAAGTATTCACTCATTTtgggaagaagaagggaaacaaacaaaaccaaaaacccacaacctTATTTTACATTGCCAAcagataaatgaaataaatcattaTATATTAATTGCAGTTAAAAGCAATCAGGAACCTTTTCTTGAACTAGTGAAAGCTTAGTAAAAATCACTACTTGGAAATTCAAGAGTAATAAAAGGAAGTGCTATATACTTCAGTATGCAATTGATTATCCAAAGAAGTTGCTGAACCTACCCTTACATTATGGTTTGGAAAGAGGCTAGCCATTTACATGTATTTAAAGGTAcaataatgatttaaaaaataaaaacaaacataatgGTTATAGGCTTAGGACAACCTCTCATAATTACAAACTAGAATACAACCAACCACAAAAAGCAGATTATACCACATCTGTCTAAATATGGGTTCTTACATTTTCCTTAGAAACATTTGTAGTAGCTGTTACCACAGAGTACTGACCTGCACAGAGCCAACAGTGATTAGTTGCTGTTACACATACCAAGAAAATTTGACAGTCTGCAGGCAAAACATCTTAAAACTTCACAACAATATAAAGACAACTCACAGCACTTATTACAAACACAGTTGGTGTTATTTTGCCTATAAGAAAACTGAATCTTGGACAAGTGATGCAGCAACACCCAAAAGATCAGATCTGCAGATATATCCCACCTTCTAGCCCTAATGCTGTGATCGAAGGAAGGTATTTTCTCCTGCAAAGTCACTCAGCACACTACTGAGAAGAAACCTGAGGCTCAGAAGAGAATTCTTTTAGATATACAAAAACTATGGATTGCTTGGGAAAGGAGATGAACACTACAGATTACATGCCCTAAAGAGGTGCTGGATATTGCTATTCCTGCTATTCTACCATTGGGCACTGTAAACAACATCCTGGATTAGCAAACTCACCCCTCAATGAAAAAATATCAGGAATCACATGCTCCATACAGTGCAGATCAGAAGAACACATACATTAGAAACTAGTATGGACTTTTTATCGTGCCCCTGTATGGCTATCAGAAGACAATGGCTCAGCTTGCTAGATATGCAGTTTTCACTTACATCTTCTTTACCTTCAGTTATGTCTGAAGGTCTTAAATGTTcgtgggggaaaaaagatctCTTTTGCCATCCCATGACCATATTTCACACAAAGACATCTTGGCTTTAGGGAAGTTATAAAAAGAAGTGAAGCTTTTCTAGGTGCCATGAAATGACACTTGCCCTCCTACAAATACCCTCATTATCTTCTTCTGCACTGACAGCAACCCAAGTGTAGACACAAGGCCACATGCCTGGGAGaaaaatttgaaagaaagaagtacTTACCACGAGGACAGCACTCAACCGATCACTTTGGACCTTCTGCACTTGAATGCAGGGTCCTGGCACTTGTAACCTTGAATCTCCAGGAATGTTCCCAGCATCATCATTCGGGATGCTGCCATTACTAAGCCCAAGACCCACAGATGCCCTGTACAGGTAGGTATGAGTCAGTTTACCCACACCAGCGACCTCCAACACATCCGGTGGAAGATGGGAACTAGGAAGCATGCGTATGCTATAGCAATACTTTTTATACTCAtcagctgggcagcagcagccagcgcAGCAGCAAGTCCTGCAGTGGCACAACCGCACAATGgcaagaaagaggagaaatgcTGCAAAGATGAAGGAGACGCAAGCAAGGGAAACAATCAAGTAGATGTTCGTAGCATTGAGCAGTGGTGGTGGTTCCCCATTGTCATCAAAATCTGGCAGTGCCTGGGGCAGGGTGTCAGCCAGCAGGATGCCCACAGTCACAGTAGAGGAGAGTGGTGGATCCCCATGATCCTGCACCACCACAACCACCTTGTGCTTGAGAAAGTCAGTGGAGCGCAAGGAGCGTGTGGTGCGCAGCTCACCAGAGTGTGGTGTCAAGTGGAACAGGGTGGAGTCAGAGGAGTGGGCGATGTGATAGGAAAGCCAGGCATTCTGCGCATTGTCTTCATCATCTGCCACCACTTTGGTCACCAGGTAGTCCTCATCAGCCAGGCGGGGCACAACTTCCACTGCTATTGAACCATTCTGGCTGGTGGGGTACAGGATGGCTGGGGCATTGTCATTCTGGTCTGAGATGTAAACATTCACAGTTATGGCAGCACTCAAGGGTGGTGACCCATTGTCCTTGGCTTCCACTTGGAAATAGAAGCTCCTAAGCTGCTCAAAGTCAAAGGCACATTTTGCATAGATGCTCCCATTGGCCAAGCTCACAGACAAAAAGCTGGCCAGGGAGTTGCCTGCAACTGTGGAATTCCTGAGTATGTAAGAGACACGTCCGTTCTCATCCATATCAGGGTCAGATGCTGAGACCTGGTAGAGAAAAGCACCAAGTGGATTGTTCTCCTCCACAAACACATCAAATGTGTCAGCACTGAAGACAGGGGGGTTATCATTCACATCAGAAATCTGCACCCAAAGGGTCTTCTGAGTGGTGATGGGTGGAGAGCCCAAGTCTGTGGCAGTGATGGTGATGTTGTACCCAGTGATCACTTCTCGATCCAGAAGCTCACTGGTGACCAGGCTGAAGTAATTTTCAAGAGAAGGCTTTAACTGGAAGGGAAGGTTATCAGGAATCCGGCAGGTTACTTTCCCATTCTCCCCAGGGTCCTTATCCAAAACACTCAGCAGAGCTATCACTGTGCCAGGAACAGCATCCTCAGGAATGGGATTGGAAAGGGATGTAACTGTTATCTCTGGGCC
This region includes:
- the LOC106023362 gene encoding protocadherin alpha-C1, with product MERSLRLESLKREAMWKGGQLPRRAEQAAGAAERSCRLSPHGNRRLGDGGSRGAAAETPRSLAPPALAANFSPCRRCPFTLRWELGVFAEILDDVPAEPVCGELSRGGRMRVYLMLFCLICCTAKGQVVYSIAEETERGVSVGNVAKDFRIDAATLLPRKFRMIASSSKQYFNINGSTGALTVNEPIDREQLCELKSSCLLNYELVLENPLELYRLEFKVLDINDNSPSFSLSEYHINMPEFLSPGARFTLPNAQDLDEGTNSVQNYTLSPDEHFHLEMQTRGDGSKYPELVLKKALDREQQAIHRLVLTAKDGGNPPRSGDVPVIVTVLDTNDNAPEFEHSVYRASILENSPSGTLVVQVHATDLDEGSNGEVRYSFSNTTSADLQRMFLIHPHTGEVTVNGILAVQRPLLEMLIEARDNGAFGMSSTAKLLVEITDVNNHGPEITVTSLSNPIPEDAVPGTVIALLSVLDKDPGENGKVTCRIPDNLPFQLKPSLENYFSLVTSELLDREVITGYNITITATDLGSPPITTQKTLWVQISDVNDNPPVFSADTFDVFVEENNPLGAFLYQVSASDPDMDENGRVSYILRNSTVAGNSLASFLSVSLANGSIYAKCAFDFEQLRSFYFQVEAKDNGSPPLSAAITVNVYISDQNDNAPAILYPTSQNGSIAVEVVPRLADEDYLVTKVVADDEDNAQNAWLSYHIAHSSDSTLFHLTPHSGELRTTRSLRSTDFLKHKVVVVVQDHGDPPLSSTVTVGILLADTLPQALPDFDDNGEPPPLLNATNIYLIVSLACVSFIFAAFLLFLAIVRLCHCRTCCCAGCCCPADEYKKYCYSIRMLPSSHLPPDVLEVAGVGKLTHTYLYRASVGLGLSNGSIPNDDAGNIPGDSRLQVPGPCIQVQKVQSDRLSAVLVVHLIPLSLCIALDEELKPTLNAHNSWV